In the genome of Nonlabens sp. MB-3u-79, one region contains:
- a CDS encoding SDR family oxidoreductase, with translation MTQDKILITGAAGFIGSNLADYFVGKEYDVVGLDNFSTGHPKNIQQLKEKSNFQFIEGDIRDLGVCIKAVKGCRYVLHQAALGSVPRSIKDPITTNEVNISGFLNILTACKNEKVDKLVYAASSSTYGDSKALPKVEDEIGKPLSPYAITKYVNELYADVFYKTYGLKSIGLRYFNVFGRRQDPNGAYAAVIPKFIAQLMSMKSPVINGDGTYSRDFTYIDNVIQANELAMLSTHEESNNCVLNIAFGERTTISGLVQTLKELLSRSTKSIQNVKISYGSNREGDVPHSLASIQKAKNIIGYDPQYSLQDGLRESIKWYQDNL, from the coding sequence TTGACACAAGACAAAATACTTATCACCGGCGCCGCAGGATTTATAGGTAGCAACTTAGCTGATTATTTTGTGGGAAAGGAATATGATGTTGTAGGATTAGATAATTTTTCCACAGGTCACCCCAAGAATATTCAACAATTAAAAGAGAAATCCAATTTTCAATTTATTGAAGGAGATATCAGGGATTTGGGGGTTTGTATCAAAGCGGTAAAAGGTTGTCGTTATGTACTGCATCAGGCAGCCTTAGGGAGTGTCCCTAGATCCATCAAAGATCCGATTACGACCAATGAAGTGAATATCAGCGGTTTTTTAAATATCCTAACCGCTTGTAAGAATGAAAAGGTGGATAAATTGGTCTATGCTGCTAGTTCCTCTACTTATGGAGACTCAAAAGCTTTACCTAAAGTAGAAGATGAAATTGGGAAGCCACTATCCCCATATGCGATAACAAAATATGTAAATGAATTGTACGCAGACGTTTTTTATAAAACTTACGGGTTAAAAAGCATTGGTTTACGGTATTTTAATGTATTCGGTAGAAGGCAAGATCCCAATGGTGCTTATGCAGCAGTAATTCCTAAATTTATTGCTCAACTTATGAGTATGAAGTCTCCAGTGATCAACGGAGATGGAACCTATTCAAGAGACTTTACCTATATAGATAATGTGATACAAGCAAACGAGTTGGCTATGTTGTCTACGCATGAAGAATCCAATAATTGTGTTTTAAATATTGCTTTTGGTGAGCGAACTACAATTTCAGGTTTAGTTCAAACATTAAAAGAGCTGTTGAGTCGCTCCACAAAAAGCATACAAAATGTGAAAATTAGCTATGGATCAAATCGAGAAGGTGATGTACCTCACTCCTTGGCATCTATTCAAAAAGCTAAAAATATTATAGGCTATGATCCTCAATACAGTTTACAAGACGGTTTAAGAGAGTCGATCAAGTGGTACCAAGATAACTTGTAA
- a CDS encoding nucleotide sugar dehydrogenase, which translates to MKKIAVIGLGYVGLPLARLFATKYSVLGLDINRSRIAHLQKGIDKTLEVEEDLLKSVLKSENSNTIGLYCSFDFEELETATIYIVTVPTPVDSKNQPDLTALIQASKTLGKYLKKDDIVIYESTVYPGATEEVCVPILEKQSGLKFNKDFFAGYSPERINPGDKLHRIEHILKVTSGSTPEVGMVIDKLYASVIEAGTHLAPSIKVAEAAKVIENAQRDINIAFVNELAKIFNLLDIDTQAVLEAASTKWNFIKFQPGLVGGHCIGVDPYYLAQKAQQVGYNPEIILAGRRVNDSMGEYVGSQTVKLMLSRDIALKNASILILGITFKENCPDVRNTKVVDVVSSLKDFGLQIDIHDPNADPEQVQEEYGLECSKVLPHKKYSAIILAVAHKEFLSLNLENLLEPKGVIYDVKGVLGSRADKKL; encoded by the coding sequence ATGAAAAAAATAGCAGTTATAGGTTTAGGGTATGTGGGATTGCCATTGGCAAGACTTTTTGCTACAAAATATAGCGTTCTGGGCTTAGATATCAATCGAAGCAGAATAGCTCATTTACAAAAAGGAATAGACAAAACCTTAGAGGTAGAAGAAGATTTATTAAAGTCTGTTCTAAAATCTGAAAATTCAAATACAATTGGTTTGTACTGCTCGTTTGATTTTGAGGAGTTAGAAACAGCAACTATTTATATAGTGACAGTTCCTACTCCGGTCGATTCTAAAAATCAACCAGACCTAACCGCTCTGATTCAAGCCAGTAAGACCCTTGGTAAGTATCTCAAAAAGGATGATATTGTTATTTATGAATCTACGGTATATCCTGGAGCCACAGAAGAAGTATGTGTTCCTATTCTTGAAAAGCAAAGCGGCTTAAAGTTCAATAAAGACTTTTTTGCTGGCTATTCTCCAGAACGCATCAATCCTGGAGATAAATTACACAGAATAGAACATATTTTAAAAGTAACTTCAGGCAGCACGCCTGAAGTTGGGATGGTTATCGATAAGTTGTACGCATCGGTAATAGAAGCAGGTACTCATCTTGCGCCTAGTATTAAAGTGGCTGAAGCAGCAAAGGTTATTGAAAATGCTCAAAGAGACATCAATATTGCTTTTGTAAACGAGTTGGCTAAAATCTTTAATCTATTAGACATTGATACGCAAGCGGTACTAGAAGCAGCAAGTACCAAATGGAATTTTATAAAATTCCAACCTGGATTGGTTGGAGGGCACTGTATAGGAGTAGATCCTTATTATTTGGCGCAAAAAGCACAACAAGTAGGTTATAACCCAGAGATCATTTTAGCCGGTAGAAGGGTCAATGACAGTATGGGGGAGTATGTAGGCAGTCAGACCGTAAAACTCATGTTGTCAAGAGATATCGCTCTTAAAAACGCATCAATTTTAATTTTGGGGATTACCTTTAAAGAAAACTGCCCTGATGTAAGGAATACCAAAGTGGTGGATGTTGTATCAAGTTTAAAAGATTTTGGTTTACAAATAGATATTCACGATCCTAATGCAGACCCAGAGCAAGTGCAAGAGGAATACGGTTTAGAGTGCTCGAAAGTCTTACCTCATAAAAAATACAGTGCGATTATATTAGCCGTAGCCCATAAAGAATTTTTAAGTTTAAATTTAGAAAATTTACTTGAGCCTAAAGGAGTCATTTACGATGTAAAAGGCGTTTTAGGATCTCGTGCAGATAAAAAATTATAA
- a CDS encoding UDP-glucose 6-dehydrogenase, with protein sequence MKVKNICCIGAGYVGGPTMTMIAAKCPHITVNVVDINEKRIAAWNDPDVENIPIYEPGLSDLVGQTRGKNLFFSTDVDAAIKAADMIFISVNTPTKTYGVGKGMAADLKYIELCARQIAAVATTDKIIVEKSTLPVRTAEALRSILDHTGNGVQFDILSNPEFLAEGTAVSDLLNPDRVLIGGEQTENGKKAQKALVDVYSNWVPKERILTTNVWSSELSKLTANAFLAQRVSSINALSELCEVTEANVNEVARAIGTDTRIGSKFLKASVGFGGSCFQKDILNLVYISQTYGLQEVADYWEQVIIMNDHQKRRFAKKIVKTLFNTVSGKKIAIMGWAFKKDTNDTRESAAIYVADYLLNEQAEITVYDPKVTAEQIYSDLNYLGTRSDEENRRLLKVVTDPKIAVEKAHATAILTEWDEFTEFNWKNMYDSMLKPAFLFDGRMLLDHEELKSIGFEVYTIGKG encoded by the coding sequence ATGAAAGTAAAAAACATTTGTTGTATTGGTGCAGGTTATGTAGGAGGTCCGACGATGACCATGATAGCCGCTAAATGCCCTCATATTACTGTTAATGTAGTTGATATCAATGAAAAACGCATCGCCGCATGGAATGATCCTGATGTAGAAAACATACCTATTTATGAACCCGGATTATCGGATTTGGTGGGGCAAACCAGGGGTAAAAACCTGTTCTTTTCTACCGATGTAGACGCAGCAATTAAAGCAGCAGATATGATTTTTATATCTGTAAACACACCTACCAAAACCTATGGTGTAGGAAAAGGTATGGCGGCAGATCTAAAATATATTGAGCTTTGCGCTAGACAAATAGCCGCAGTTGCGACTACAGATAAAATAATAGTGGAGAAATCTACTTTACCTGTGCGAACTGCAGAGGCTTTAAGGAGTATTCTAGACCATACTGGAAATGGTGTGCAGTTTGACATACTTTCCAATCCAGAATTCTTGGCAGAAGGAACAGCAGTAAGCGATTTATTAAACCCAGATAGAGTACTCATAGGTGGCGAGCAAACAGAAAATGGAAAAAAAGCTCAAAAAGCTTTAGTGGATGTATATTCCAACTGGGTTCCTAAAGAACGTATCTTGACGACAAACGTATGGTCTTCAGAGCTTTCTAAGTTGACAGCAAATGCATTCCTTGCACAACGAGTAAGTAGTATCAATGCACTATCAGAATTATGTGAAGTTACTGAGGCTAATGTGAATGAAGTGGCGAGAGCTATAGGAACGGACACTAGAATTGGCTCTAAGTTTTTAAAAGCCTCTGTTGGTTTTGGAGGTTCTTGTTTTCAAAAAGACATATTGAACCTTGTCTACATTTCCCAGACCTATGGGTTACAGGAAGTGGCAGATTATTGGGAACAAGTCATCATTATGAACGATCACCAGAAAAGGAGGTTTGCTAAGAAAATTGTAAAGACCTTATTCAATACCGTTTCTGGTAAAAAAATAGCCATAATGGGTTGGGCATTTAAGAAGGATACCAACGATACCAGAGAGTCCGCAGCTATTTATGTGGCCGACTACCTATTAAACGAACAAGCAGAAATTACGGTCTACGATCCAAAAGTAACTGCAGAACAAATCTATAGTGACCTTAATTATTTGGGGACCAGATCAGATGAGGAGAATCGGAGACTTCTTAAAGTAGTCACCGATCCTAAAATAGCGGTAGAAAAGGCACATGCTACAGCTATATTGACAGAGTGGGATGAATTCACAGAGTTCAACTGGAAAAACATGTATGACAGCATGCTCAAACCGGCCTTTCTTTTTGACGGTCGTATGCTATTAGATCATGAGGAGTTAAAAAGCATTGGGTTTGAAGTCTACACCATAGGTAAAGGTTGA
- a CDS encoding adenylyltransferase/cytidyltransferase family protein — translation MTYKKSIAVIVSGYFNPIHKGHIDYFKQAKALGHQLFVIVNNDYQRELKGSKAFQDEEERLLIVSNIKSVNKAILSIDQDSTVRATLKKIVNEYKSDFDFMFANGGDQNNKSIPEAIICEELGVLLTDGLGEKIQSSSWLLKK, via the coding sequence ATGACATATAAAAAATCAATTGCAGTAATTGTATCAGGCTATTTTAATCCTATCCATAAGGGACATATTGATTATTTTAAACAGGCCAAAGCTCTAGGTCATCAATTGTTTGTTATCGTCAACAACGATTATCAAAGGGAGCTCAAAGGAAGCAAAGCTTTTCAAGATGAGGAAGAACGTTTGCTTATCGTGAGTAATATTAAATCAGTAAATAAGGCTATATTATCCATTGATCAAGACTCAACGGTTAGAGCAACCTTAAAAAAAATTGTAAATGAGTATAAGTCAGATTTTGATTTTATGTTTGCAAATGGGGGTGACCAAAACAACAAAAGCATACCTGAAGCAATAATATGTGAAGAACTAGGAGTGCTGCTTACGGACGGTTTAGGTGAGAAAATCCAATCAAGTAGTTGGCTTTTGAAAAAGTAA
- a CDS encoding phosphomannose isomerase type II C-terminal cupin domain, with translation MEHDIRPWGEYFVLENQDTHKVKRIKVKPKGRLSYQYHHKRSEVWTVVSGVGRITLDGETKDYYYGDIVQIPQGMKHRIENPSAEEDCIFIEVQLGTYFGEDDIVRIEDDYDRN, from the coding sequence ATGGAACACGACATCAGACCTTGGGGAGAATACTTTGTTTTAGAAAATCAAGACACCCACAAAGTCAAACGTATAAAAGTGAAACCTAAAGGCAGACTTTCTTATCAATACCACCATAAGCGTTCAGAAGTATGGACGGTAGTAAGCGGTGTTGGGCGAATAACTTTAGACGGTGAAACCAAAGATTACTATTATGGGGACATTGTGCAAATACCGCAAGGTATGAAGCATAGAATCGAGAACCCTTCAGCCGAAGAAGATTGTATCTTTATTGAAGTACAACTAGGTACTTATTTTGGAGAAGACGATATTGTACGGATAGAAGACGATTATGATAGAAATTAG
- a CDS encoding UpxY family transcription antiterminator has product MNWLVLYTKPKNEVKVAQGLATAGINVYCPMLTTVKQWSDRKKKVSLPLFASYVFVQVTESQRSSVFDIPGVVRYLFWLGKPAIVREEEINAIKELLSENSYKEVRVASLEPGDSLILKEGVFKGQTATFKEQKGNQTILILSGFGTKLILNK; this is encoded by the coding sequence ATGAATTGGTTGGTGCTCTACACAAAACCAAAAAATGAAGTAAAAGTAGCGCAAGGCCTAGCCACTGCTGGTATTAACGTTTATTGCCCTATGCTTACTACTGTAAAGCAATGGAGTGACCGGAAAAAAAAAGTTTCGTTGCCACTTTTTGCTTCTTATGTATTTGTGCAAGTGACTGAGTCGCAAAGATCATCTGTTTTCGATATACCAGGCGTAGTACGCTACTTATTTTGGTTAGGAAAACCTGCCATTGTAAGAGAAGAGGAAATCAATGCAATAAAAGAATTGCTTAGCGAAAACAGCTATAAAGAAGTACGCGTTGCGTCTCTAGAACCGGGCGACAGCCTGATTCTAAAAGAAGGTGTTTTTAAAGGGCAAACAGCAACTTTTAAAGAACAAAAAGGAAACCAAACCATTCTTATTTTAAGTGGTTTCGGGACAAAACTTATTCTAAATAAATAG
- the wecB gene encoding non-hydrolyzing UDP-N-acetylglucosamine 2-epimerase translates to MKKILLVFGTRPEAIKMAPLVQEFQKNPLDFETKVCVTAQHREMLDQVLDFFNITPDFDLDLMKPGQNLYSLTADIITGMKPVLEEFNPDYVFVHGDTSTTMATSIAAFYNQSKVCHVEAGLRTDDKWSPFPEEVNRQVTGRIADFHFAPTTTSRDNLLKENIPENQIVVTGNTVIDALLASVKKVEEKPSAFVNSMSESLGDHEMILVTGHRRENHGKGFEDICQALKEIAEAKPNFKIVYPVHLNPKVQEPVNRILKDVDNIILIAPLAYQDFIWMMNRSRIIITDSGGVQEEAPSLGKPVLVMRDTTERPEAVEAGTVILVGTDKDRIVSEALELINNKERFDQMSQLHNPYGDGSACKRIVNIIKNT, encoded by the coding sequence ATGAAAAAGATTTTACTTGTTTTTGGAACCAGACCCGAAGCCATAAAAATGGCACCATTGGTTCAAGAATTTCAAAAAAACCCTCTAGATTTTGAAACCAAAGTCTGCGTAACTGCCCAACACAGGGAAATGTTAGATCAAGTTCTTGATTTTTTCAATATCACTCCAGATTTCGATTTGGACCTTATGAAACCAGGTCAAAATTTATATTCTTTAACCGCAGACATTATTACAGGAATGAAACCTGTTTTAGAAGAATTTAATCCAGATTATGTTTTTGTACATGGTGATACCTCTACCACCATGGCTACCAGTATTGCTGCTTTTTACAACCAGTCCAAAGTATGTCATGTAGAAGCAGGATTGCGTACCGATGACAAATGGTCTCCATTTCCTGAGGAAGTGAATAGACAAGTGACCGGTAGAATAGCAGACTTTCATTTTGCTCCTACCACTACTTCTAGAGATAATTTATTAAAGGAGAATATACCAGAGAATCAAATTGTAGTTACTGGTAATACGGTTATTGATGCCTTGTTAGCTAGTGTAAAAAAGGTAGAAGAAAAGCCTTCTGCATTTGTGAACTCCATGAGTGAGTCCTTAGGGGATCACGAGATGATTCTAGTAACAGGACATAGAAGAGAGAATCACGGTAAAGGTTTTGAAGATATATGTCAAGCTTTGAAAGAGATTGCTGAAGCGAAGCCAAATTTTAAAATTGTATATCCCGTTCATTTGAACCCTAAGGTACAAGAACCGGTAAATAGAATACTTAAGGATGTTGATAATATCATACTTATAGCCCCTTTAGCTTATCAAGATTTTATTTGGATGATGAACCGCAGTAGGATCATTATCACTGATAGTGGTGGAGTGCAAGAAGAGGCCCCTAGTTTAGGTAAGCCTGTCTTAGTCATGCGCGATACTACAGAACGACCAGAAGCAGTAGAAGCAGGCACTGTTATATTGGTTGGAACAGATAAAGATAGGATCGTTTCAGAAGCCTTAGAGCTGATCAATAATAAGGAACGATTTGATCAAATGAGTCAACTTCATAATCCTTACGGAGATGGAAGTGCCTGTAAGCGCATCGTTAACATTATAAAAAATACATAA
- the wecC gene encoding UDP-N-acetyl-D-mannosamine dehydrogenase: MSHQPEVVMIGLGYIGLPTAALIASNNVHVHGVDINQKVVDTINAGKIHIVEPSLGGAVAAAVKDGYLKAATKAVVANNYLIVVPTPFKDKHEPDISFVEAATKGIIPLLKKGDLYIIESTSPVGTTEKMMELIYTERPELKDQIHIAYCPERVLPGNVMHELVHNDRVIGGVNEASTQKALSFYSKYVKGDLHATNARTAEMCKLVENSSRDVQIAFANELSLICDKANINVWELIELANKHPRVTILQPGCGVGGHCIAVDPYFIVSDYPMESKIIGTAREVNNYKSFWCAEKIQTEKLKFELKHGRKPKIALMGLAFKPNIDDLRESPAKYIVNKVLQNDNNGEYYIVEPNIKEHNVFKITDYKHAIEKTDILVFLVAHDEFKNLEYDSSKVVLDFCGINK; encoded by the coding sequence ATGAGTCACCAACCAGAAGTTGTCATGATAGGTTTAGGTTATATAGGCCTACCTACAGCAGCATTAATAGCATCAAATAATGTCCATGTGCATGGAGTAGATATCAATCAAAAGGTAGTCGATACCATCAATGCTGGTAAAATTCATATCGTAGAGCCATCTTTAGGAGGGGCTGTTGCTGCTGCGGTTAAAGATGGTTACTTGAAAGCTGCTACTAAAGCGGTAGTAGCTAATAATTACCTTATTGTGGTTCCTACTCCTTTTAAAGATAAACATGAGCCAGATATTTCTTTTGTGGAAGCAGCTACCAAAGGAATTATACCTCTTCTTAAAAAAGGAGATTTATATATTATTGAGTCGACCTCTCCTGTTGGTACAACAGAAAAAATGATGGAATTGATCTATACAGAACGTCCAGAATTAAAAGATCAAATACACATCGCATATTGTCCTGAAAGAGTGCTTCCAGGTAATGTGATGCATGAATTAGTACATAACGATCGAGTTATAGGAGGAGTGAATGAAGCGAGTACTCAAAAGGCGCTTTCTTTTTATTCTAAATACGTTAAAGGAGATTTACACGCTACCAACGCTAGAACTGCTGAAATGTGCAAGCTGGTAGAAAACTCTTCTAGAGATGTACAAATTGCATTTGCCAATGAGCTATCGCTGATTTGTGATAAAGCAAACATTAATGTGTGGGAATTGATAGAACTAGCCAACAAACATCCGAGAGTAACCATTTTGCAGCCAGGCTGTGGAGTAGGTGGTCACTGTATTGCAGTAGACCCTTATTTTATTGTCTCTGATTATCCAATGGAATCAAAAATAATAGGTACTGCGAGAGAAGTAAATAATTACAAATCTTTTTGGTGTGCTGAAAAAATTCAAACAGAAAAATTAAAGTTTGAGTTAAAACATGGTAGGAAACCCAAAATTGCTCTTATGGGTTTAGCTTTTAAACCGAACATAGATGACTTAAGAGAATCTCCTGCTAAATATATTGTGAATAAGGTTTTACAGAATGATAATAATGGAGAATATTATATTGTAGAACCAAATATAAAAGAGCATAATGTATTTAAAATAACTGATTACAAACATGCAATTGAAAAGACAGATATTCTAGTTTTTTTAGTAGCCCATGATGAATTTAAAAACTTAGAATACGATTCTAGTAAGGTTGTTTTAGATTTTTGTGGTATTAATAAATAA
- a CDS encoding N-acetylneuraminate synthase family protein gives MDIIAEIGQAHEGSLGIAHSYIDALALTGVTAVKFQTHIAEAESSEFEDFRVKFSYEDKTRFDYWKRMEFTTEQWAGLKKHCEDKNLEFISSPFSNKAVDLLEKIGVQRYKIGSGEVSNYLMLEKIIKTGKPILLSSGMSSYDELDKTVAFINNKGNNLSIFQCTTSYPSISGEWGLNLIPSFINKYNVPIGFSDHSGDIYACLAATTLGASLLEFHVVFDKQMFGPDANSSLTISEIKKLTNGVIQISNDLKSNSNFKRDNSKFADLKTIFEKSLAVNKDLKSGNIITFDDLEAKKPSTMGITAKEFESIVGRKLKTDLNKWDFIQKNNLQD, from the coding sequence ATGGATATAATTGCAGAAATTGGTCAAGCTCACGAAGGTAGCTTAGGAATAGCGCATTCTTATATAGATGCTTTAGCATTAACAGGCGTTACAGCAGTAAAATTTCAAACACATATTGCAGAGGCAGAAAGCTCTGAATTTGAAGACTTTAGAGTTAAATTTAGTTATGAAGATAAAACTAGATTTGATTATTGGAAACGAATGGAATTTACAACTGAACAATGGGCTGGTTTAAAAAAACATTGTGAAGATAAAAACCTTGAGTTTATTTCTTCTCCATTTAGTAATAAAGCAGTTGATTTACTTGAAAAAATTGGAGTGCAAAGATATAAAATTGGCTCTGGTGAAGTAAGTAACTACTTAATGCTAGAAAAAATTATTAAAACAGGAAAACCTATTCTTTTATCATCTGGAATGAGCTCTTACGATGAGTTAGATAAGACAGTAGCTTTCATAAATAATAAAGGTAACAACCTTTCCATTTTTCAATGTACTACAAGTTATCCTTCTATTTCTGGCGAGTGGGGTCTTAATTTAATACCAAGTTTTATAAATAAATACAATGTTCCAATTGGTTTTTCTGACCATAGTGGGGATATTTATGCGTGTTTAGCAGCAACAACTTTAGGAGCATCCCTTTTAGAATTTCATGTTGTTTTTGATAAGCAAATGTTTGGTCCGGATGCAAATTCTTCATTAACGATTTCTGAAATAAAAAAATTAACCAATGGTGTTATTCAAATCTCTAATGATTTAAAGAGTAACTCAAATTTCAAACGAGATAATTCTAAATTTGCCGATTTAAAAACAATTTTTGAAAAATCATTAGCAGTTAATAAAGATCTAAAATCTGGGAATATTATTACTTTTGATGATTTAGAGGCAAAAAAACCTTCAACTATGGGTATTACTGCTAAAGAATTTGAATCTATAGTTGGTAGAAAACTAAAGACAGATTTAAATAAGTGGGATTTTATTCAAAAAAATAATTTACAAGATTAA
- the neuC gene encoding UDP-N-acetylglucosamine 2-epimerase produces the protein MQVKRKICVVVTARPSYSRVKTLLTAIENHNDLELKLVVAGSALLELYGNAVQVIENDGFKIDAKVYNVLVVENETAMAKTTSMAIMELSNVFYNMKPDAILTIADRYETIGTSIAAAYQNIPLIHLQGGEVTGNIDEKVRHANTKLADIHFVSSLPSMVRVLKMGENPKFVFNTGCPSLDLAAEILDNPDLDFDPIKKYGGVGADLDISNGYLIVMQHPETNEYKNARKHIVETLEVIRELKIPTLWFWPNVDAGSDATSSGIRHYRETYDLSHVHFFKNMAPMDFLRLLYNSKGLIGNSSAGIRECAFLGVHAVNIGKRQEGRDRGKNVIDADYNRKEIKQAILKQINSELPERDFIYGKGDSGVKIANILAEIELPYSKILQY, from the coding sequence ATGCAAGTTAAAAGAAAAATATGTGTAGTTGTTACAGCAAGGCCATCTTACAGCAGAGTGAAAACATTACTAACTGCTATTGAAAATCATAATGATTTGGAGTTAAAGCTTGTTGTAGCTGGTTCTGCTTTGTTAGAGCTTTATGGTAATGCAGTACAAGTTATAGAAAATGATGGTTTTAAAATTGATGCTAAAGTTTACAATGTATTAGTTGTAGAAAATGAAACTGCTATGGCTAAAACTACAAGTATGGCAATTATGGAATTATCTAATGTTTTCTATAATATGAAGCCAGATGCTATTTTAACGATTGCAGATAGGTACGAAACTATTGGAACTTCAATTGCAGCTGCTTATCAAAATATTCCTCTTATTCATCTTCAAGGTGGCGAAGTAACAGGGAATATTGATGAAAAGGTAAGACATGCAAATACTAAGTTAGCAGATATTCATTTTGTTTCATCTTTACCTTCTATGGTTAGAGTCCTAAAAATGGGGGAAAATCCAAAATTTGTTTTTAATACCGGATGTCCATCGTTGGATTTAGCAGCGGAAATTTTAGATAATCCGGATTTAGATTTTGATCCGATAAAAAAATATGGTGGCGTAGGTGCAGACTTAGATATAAGTAACGGATATTTAATAGTTATGCAACATCCAGAAACAAATGAGTACAAAAATGCAAGAAAACACATTGTTGAAACACTAGAAGTAATCCGAGAACTAAAAATACCAACGTTATGGTTTTGGCCAAATGTTGATGCAGGTTCAGATGCGACTTCTTCTGGAATACGTCATTATAGAGAGACTTATGATTTAAGTCATGTTCATTTCTTTAAAAATATGGCTCCCATGGATTTTTTGAGGTTGCTATATAATTCCAAAGGATTGATAGGGAATTCTAGTGCAGGAATCAGAGAATGTGCATTTTTAGGAGTACACGCTGTAAATATTGGCAAGCGTCAAGAAGGCAGAGATAGAGGGAAGAATGTAATTGATGCAGATTATAATAGAAAAGAAATAAAACAAGCTATTTTAAAACAAATTAATTCTGAACTTCCTGAAAGAGATTTTATCTATGGAAAAGGAGATTCAGGAGTGAAAATCGCAAATATCTTGGCAGAAATTGAATTACCTTATTCAAAAATTTTACAGTATTAA
- a CDS encoding cytidylyltransferase domain-containing protein, with product MNILGIIPARGGSKGVPYKNIKELNGKPLIQYTSEIALKSKYLDRVIVSTDDDKIAEVSKSLGLEVPFMRPDNLAQDISPTLPVIKHALTFYKNLGIEFDAICLLQVTSPIRTLDFLNNCLEKFIATDSDSLISVLNVPHHLNPHWTFKENENGNLSISTGEKNIIPRRQDLPNAYYRDGSVYIIKTDVILNQNSLYGDKTSYFVNPTKNNVNIDTLEDWKNAEIIFRQKYEN from the coding sequence ATGAATATATTGGGTATTATTCCAGCACGAGGAGGCTCTAAAGGAGTTCCTTATAAAAATATAAAAGAATTAAACGGAAAACCCCTTATTCAATACACTTCAGAAATTGCTTTAAAATCTAAATATTTAGACAGGGTTATTGTTAGTACCGATGATGATAAGATAGCTGAAGTTTCTAAATCACTAGGATTAGAAGTGCCTTTTATGAGACCTGATAATTTAGCTCAAGATATAAGTCCTACACTTCCAGTGATAAAGCATGCTTTAACTTTCTATAAAAATTTAGGTATAGAATTTGATGCCATATGTTTATTACAAGTTACATCCCCAATTAGAACTCTCGATTTTCTGAATAACTGTTTAGAAAAATTTATAGCAACGGATTCAGATTCTTTAATATCTGTTTTAAATGTTCCTCATCACTTAAATCCGCATTGGACTTTTAAAGAAAATGAGAATGGGAATTTATCAATCTCTACAGGAGAAAAAAATATTATTCCTAGAAGGCAAGATTTACCAAATGCGTATTATAGAGATGGCAGTGTTTATATAATAAAAACTGATGTTATACTTAATCAGAACTCTTTATATGGTGATAAAACGTCTTACTTTGTTAATCCTACAAAGAATAATGTAAATATAGATACTTTAGAAGATTGGAAAAATGCAGAAATAATCTTTAGACAAAAATATGAAAACTAA